One Thermus amyloliquefaciens genomic window carries:
- a CDS encoding DUF7718 family protein — translation MVRRREVVIGPDRRLRVTLEVERGKLRSWAVQLEWWDPEEGRFVWVARYDTSGGRVHRDRNRIASHEPVDLPEDPGEAAKVAERELSLKAEEYIEAYRAAKAQGREGW, via the coding sequence ATGGTCCGTAGGCGGGAAGTGGTCATCGGCCCCGACCGGCGCCTCCGGGTCACCTTGGAGGTGGAGCGGGGGAAGTTGCGCTCCTGGGCGGTACAGCTGGAGTGGTGGGATCCCGAGGAGGGCCGCTTCGTCTGGGTGGCCCGCTACGACACCTCCGGGGGCAGGGTCCATCGGGACCGGAACCGCATCGCCTCCCACGAGCCGGTGGACCTCCCCGAGGACCCCGGCGAGGCGGCGAAGGTGGCGGAGAGGGAGCTCTCCCTGAAGGCCGAGGAGTACATTGAGGCCTATCGGGCCGCCAAGGCCCAAGGGAGGGAAGGATGGTGA
- a CDS encoding DUF2442 domain-containing protein has protein sequence MVVEVVEARPLEVLKLRLRFSDGKGRVVDLSALELPGLLSRLRDPGFFAQVRVDPELGAPVWPGA, from the coding sequence ATGGTGGTGGAAGTGGTGGAGGCCAGGCCCCTGGAGGTCTTAAAGCTCCGGCTCCGCTTCTCGGACGGGAAGGGGAGGGTGGTGGACCTTTCGGCCCTGGAGCTTCCCGGGCTCCTCTCCCGCCTCCGGGATCCCGGCTTCTTCGCCCAGGTGCGGGTGGACCCGGAGCTCGGGGCCCCGGTCTGGCCCGGGGCTTAG